In Streptomyces pluripotens, the genomic window GAGGTCGGCGACTTCGACGCAGTCGTTGCCCTCACCTCCGCCGGAGAAGGACGACTTCTTCCACGAGGTAGGGGTGATCATGCCGGTCCTCACAGCTCCTTCGCCAGCCGATGGACGAGGTCACGCGACTGCTTCGGGGTCAGTGCCTCTTCCTTCACCTTACGGAAGAGCTTTCGAAAGTGCTCCAGTTGTGCTGCGGAGTCGACGAAGGCAGTGCCGTGCGGGGCGTCACGCACGATGGTGTCGAGACGGGGAACGGGACCGCCGACGTGCACCATGGTGCTTCCGGCTCCTGCGAAGTCGTCCAACGCGAAAGGGATCACCCGGACGGTGATGTGGGCGGCCTCGGACATCTCCAGGATGCGGTCCAGCTGGACTCTGGAAGCGGCGCGTCCGGCCACGTTGATGCGTAGTGCCGCTTCATGGATCACGGTGTCGTACGGGATGGGGTCTGCCCCCTCGATGACGACCCTCCGCTTCATCCGGTGTTCCACCCGTAGGTGCACCTCGTCGCTCGGGAACTCGGGGTTCATGTAACCGAAGAGCGCGCGGGCGTACTTCTCCGTCTGCAGGAGCCCCGGAACGTGGATGATCGCCACGTCATGGCGGTATGTGGCGTGATGGTCAAGCTCGGCGAGATCCAGGTAGGCGGCGGGAAGAGTGCCGCGGTACTCCTCCCACCAGCCCCGCGCGCGGTCGGTTGCCATCAGCACCAGGGCGTCGATCAGTCTCTCGTCAGAGCAGGCGTAGTTCGCGGCAAGCCGACGCACCCGCTGCTCGCTGACGCCGGAGATCCCTGACTCGATCTGGCTCATCTGAACGGAGTTCACACCAAGCAGGCTTGCTGCCTCGGTTGCCTTGAGTCCGGCAGCCTCCCGCAGCTTTCGCAGCTCCAGCCCCAGACGCGCCTGACGTGCTGTGGGCTGCTGGCGACGCCCCATCGGTTTCCTCCTCGACCCCAACCTCGCGGGAACCGCACCTCGTTCGGGTGCAAGATTACGGCAACGACTTGCAGGGACCTAAATTTAAGTCCTACCTTCGGTGACGCATCGTGTACGCATCGGAAGTGCACCGCTCCGCCCTGCCATGACGGCTGCGGCAATGCCACCGCGTGCGGAATCCCCATTCGTCAACCGGAGTTGATGACGCATGCCCGAAACCTGGGACTACACGCTCTACATCCTCAACGACCCGAGGGTGGTGACGATCTGCCGTCGCACCCTGCGCCTGGTCCTCACCCTGCACGGACTGATCCGCCTGGTGGATACGGCGGAGCTGGTCTCCAATGCCGTGCGGCACACGAAGGGACCGGCCGCGCTGAGGGTGCGCCGCACGGCGGAGGGGGCGGTGTGGATCGGGGCGTGGGACACCGATCCCGCCCCGCCGGAACCGCCGCAGCCACTGGAGCGGGTGGGGGAGCTGGAGGAGGGCAGGGGCCTGGGGCTGGTGCGGGCCTGCGCCGACTTCTGGGGATGGCAGCCGTCGGCCCGGTTCGGCAACCGGGGGAAATACGTGTGGTGCGAGCTCTCGGCGGCGTAGCCCGTTGATCACGCCGGACGGACGAGCGCTGGGGAGTGGGTGCCTGGCCGGCCCGGCCACCCGCTTCCCCGGCCGGGGGTGATCCTGTCGGTCAGCTGCCAAGCGGTCGAACGCGGCCGCGCGGCCCCGGTACGCGAACGGGCCGCGCGCACGACGACGCCCGGGCTCCCCAAAGCCCGGGCGTCGTCCGTCAGGAGGTGCTGGGGAACGCTCGCGCTACGGCAGCGCGTGCACGTGCGCCCCCACCGGGTCGGACCACGCGTTGCCGGAGGCCGCGTCCCAGTTCGTCGACCAGGTCATCGCACCGCGCAGGTCGGGGTAGGTCTTGGACGGCTTGAAGGTGCCGCAGTTGGTGCCTGCCGTGAGGCAGTCCAGGGCGTTGTCCACCACGGTCGGCGACACGTAGCCGCTGCCCGCCGCCTTCGTGGAGGCCGGCAGGCCGAGGCCCACCTGGGACGGGGAGAGGCCACCCTCCAACTGGATGCAGGCGAGGGCGGTCAGGAAGTCCTCGGACCCCTGGCTGTAGACCTTGCCGTCGCAGCCCAGCATGGAACCACTGTTGTAGTACTGCGTGTTGACGACCGTGAGGATGTCCTTGATGTTCAGGGCGGTCTGGAAGTAGGAGTTCGACGTCGACTGCATGTCGATCGTCTGCGGGGCCATCGTGATGATCAGGGACGAGCCCGCCTTGGCCGACAGTGAGCGCAGCGCCTGCGTCATGTACGTCGCGTTGAGGCCGTTCTCCAGGTCGATGTCGACGCCGTCGAAGCCGTACGTCTGCATCAGGGAGTACACCGAGTTCGCGAAGTTCGCCGCCGACGTCGAGTCGTTGATCGACACCGTGCCGTTCTGTCCGCCGATCGAGATGACGACCTTCTTGCCGGCCGTCTGCTTGGCCTTGATGTCCGCCTTGAACTGGTCGACGGTGTAACCGCCGAGGTCGGCCGAGTCGAGGTTGAAGGAGACCGCGCCGGGCGTCGAGGTCGCGTCGGCGAAGGCCACCGCGATGATGTCGTAGGCGGAGGGGACGTCGGACAGCTTCTGCGCCGTGGCGCCGTTGTCGAAGTTCTGCCAGTAGCCGGTCACCGCGTGCTTGGGCAGGGAGCCGCCCCCGCCGCCCCCACCCCCGCCGCCGGTGCCGTCAGAGGCGGTGGTGGCCGACACCGTGGCCGACTTCGCCGACTCGCCGGCCGCGTTCGTCGCCGAGACCTGGAAGGTGTACGACGTCGAGGCCGCCAGGCCGGTCACCGTCGTCGAGGTGCCGGTCACCGCCGTCACCTTTGTGCCGTCGCGGTAGATGTTGTAGCCCGTCGCGCCCGACACCGCCGACCAGGACAGCGAGACCGAGGAAGAGGTCGTACCCGAGACCGCCAGGCCGGTCGGGGCGGACGGGACCGTCGGGGACGGGTCGCCACCGCCACCGCCATCGGGGCCGTAGACCGAGATGTCGTCGGCGTAGTAGGCGGTCTGGCCGTACCAGCCGTGGGTGTAGAGGGTGACCGACGTCGTGGACGCGCCGGTGGTGAAGGTGGTCGACAACTGCTTCCAGGTCGTGGTGTTGGGAGTCCAGGTCGAGACGTCCTTCGTACCCGTGCCCGTCACGCCCAGGTAGGAGTAGCCGCCCTGGACCCAGGCGCTCAGCGTGTACGTCGAGCTGGGTTGGACCGTTACCGTCTGGGTGCACTGGGCGTCGTCCTGGCCGGCCGGGGTGGCCTTCAGGGCGGAGGAGCCCCCGTGCACCGGGGAGGAGACCGTGGTGCCGCTGCCAGCCGTACAGGTCCAGCCGGTCAGACCGGATTCGAAGCCCGCGTTGTTGACGTTGTTGACGTCCGCGGCGGAGGCCGGGGTGGCCGCGAGGCCCGCGACCGAGAGGGCGAGGGCGGTGGCGGCGGACCATGTCGCAAGCCGCCGTCTGCGGAGTCTGGGTGTGCCTGGTGCGCGGTCCACGGGGACCTCCGGGGAGTCGGCTGGGATGAGGGGCGGGAAAACACAGGGGAATGCGTGGGGAACGGCGGACGCCGTTGACCCAACAAGTTGGTCCAGACCAATCCTGGTGTCAAGAGGTCCAGACCAAAGCTCCCTCCGGTCGATGCTCAAACTGTCCGGATTTGGCGGGAGTTGCGCCGAGAGACTTCCCAACGAGCTTCACAAACGCTGTTCTCCGGCCACACGCCCGTGGATACAGTGCTCAGGTAGTCACGCAGTGAAGTCGTCCTGGCGCATTGGAGTGACACCGGTGGGCCGGCGGGGTGTTGAGAGCGGGGAGCTGCGCGTGCCAACTGCCATTGCCGTGACCAGCGCCGACCTGGCGCTGCCAGCACAGGACGAACGCACCGTGCCGGCCGTCGTGCTCGGCGGCCTCGACCGGCTTCCGCTGGACCACGCCCTCACCGAACTGCACACCCTCACCGAGCAGTACGGGCACGTGGTCGTCGTCTGCTCGCCGGCCACCCCGGAATCGGTCCTGCGGCGGTTGTACACTCTGCGCTCGCTGCTGGAGAGCGACCGCATCGCCTTCTTTCGACCCGCTCTGCCGCCCCTGGCCATCGCGGTCCTGGCTCGGCAACTGCGGCAGCTCGCCTCCTGCGATCTGAGCCCGGGTGTGCTCGCCTCCGCCGGGCGCCTGCTCACCCACTACCTTCACGCGGGCGCCGTCCTCGGTTCCGTGGCGAGGCTGGACCGGGTCCCGGTGGGCCTGAAGGCGCACGCCAAGTCATGGGTTCCCGGCAGTCAGTTCGCGGTCCTGGCCCACCCGGAGCCGCAGCTCGTGCGGATCGGGCCCGACGCCGCGCTCAACGGACCGGAGTTCCACACCTGGATGCTGGTCGCCAAGGGGCAGTTGCAGACCGATTGGGTCGCCGGACTGGGCACCCGGTGGAACGTGCACGGACTGCGTGAGACCCCGCTCCCCGCCGAGTCCCCGATGTGGTGGGGGACCGGCCGGATGGTCGAGTTCTGCAGCTACCTCGCCGACCTGCCGGTCCTCTACCAGCTGGTCACGTCCGTACGGCAGACCAGCTGCCACTGGTGCGGCATCGACGTCATCGGTGACCGCTGCGTCTTCTGCTCGGCCTGCCCGCCCCTGCCCGAACCAGCCACTCCCCGCGCCCTGGAACGGCGAACGCCGTCCTGACCGGCCCCGACAACAGCTCACATCCCGCTCGACCGATTCCCCCAATGAGGTTGCACGGTTCATGAACTCCCGTCAGCGCCGCGGCGTGATACTCCTGATTCTGTCGGTCCTGTGCGCCCTCGGAGCGTTCGCCGGCGTGCTCTCCGTCGTCCACGACGTGAACTCCAAGGTCGGCCCCGAGGTCACCGCCTACCGGGTCAAGTCCGACGTGAAGCCCTACGCCGCGCTGGACGCGGAGCAGTTCGAGAAGGTCAGGATGCCCAAGCGCTGGCTGTCCGGGAACGCCGTCACCGACCTCCGCCAGATCCGGGGAAAGATCGCCGTGACCACCCTGCGGGCCGGCTCCCTGCTGCAGACCGACATGATCGTCGACCAGCCCGCCCTCCAGTCCGGACAGCAGGAGGTCGCCATCATGATCGACGCCGCCACGGGCGTGGCGGGCAAGATCACGCCGGGCTCACGGGTCAACGTGTACGCCACCTTCGAGGGAAAGAAGGACGGCGACCCGGACCAGTCGAAGATCATCGTCACCAACGCCCGGGTCCTCGACGTCGGCCACATCACCGCACTGGACCCCGACCGCAGCAAGAGCCAGCAGCCCGCCGAGGCCGTCCCCATCACCTTCGCGCTGTCCACCCTCGACGCCCAGCGCATCACCTACGCCGAGTCCTTCGCCCAGCGCGTCCGGCTCGCCCTGGTGGCACCCGGCAGCGAGACCAGCGTCCCGGACAAGGACCGCACCTACGAACTCGCGACGGACAAGTGAGAGGCGGCCCGCATGCCCACCAGGATCCTCCCGGCCGGTGCGGACCCGGATGCCGTCCGCTCCCTCACCACCCTGCTCAGCCAGCTCCCCGACGCCGAACCACAGCCGCCGGTGACCGACTCCACCCAGCTGGTCGACACCCTCGCCCGGCTCGCCACGGAGTCGGTGGACGAGCTTCCGGAAGTCATCGTCGTCCATGAACACATCGGCCCGGTCCCCGCCCTGGAGCTGATCCGCGAGGTCGCCCTGCGCTTCCCGGCCGCAGGAGTCATCCTCGTCACCACCGACGCGAGCCCCGGCCTGTTCGCCGCCGCCATGGACTCCGGCGCCCGCGGCCTGGTCGCGCTGCCGCTGTCGTACGAGGACCTCGCCAGCCGCGTGCAGGCCGTCGCCCAGTGGTCGACGGGCGTACGGCGGCACCTCGGCCATGGCGTGGACGAGTTCGGCGGGGCCGGTGGCACCGTCGTCACGGTCAGCGGCGCCAAGGGCGGTACCGGCGCCACCCTGACCGCCATCCAGCTGGCCCTCGCCGCCCAGGCCTCCGGTCGCGCCACCGCCCTCGTCGACCTCGACCTCCAGACCGGCGACATCGCCTCCTACCTCGACATCCAGTTCCGCCGCTCAGTGGCCGACCTCGCCGCCATCACGGACATCTCCCCGCGCGTCCTCGCCGACGTCGTGTTCCGCCACGACACCGGCCTCGCCCTGCTCCTCGCGCCCGCCGAGGGCGAACGCGGCGAGGACGTCACCGACCGGGCCGCCCGCCAGATCGTCAGCGCGCTGCGCTCCCGCTACGAGATCGTCGTCATCGATTGCGGTGCCCAACTCGGCGGGGCCGGCGCGGCGGCCGTCGAGACGGCCGACACCGCCCTGCTGGTCACCACGCCGGACGTGATCGCCGTCCGCGCCGCCAAGCGGACGGTACGGATGTGGGACCGGTTGCAGATCCGCAAGGCCGAGGAGACGACAGTGGTCGTCAACCGGCATACGCGGAGTACGGAGATCCAGCCCGCGCTGGTGCAGCGCATCACCGGCACGGCCCTCGCGCGCACCACCGTCCCCGCCAACTTCAAGGAACTGCAGGGGGTGGTGGACGCGGGCCGGGTCCACGAACTCGACAGCAGGAGCGCGGTGAAGCAGGCCTTGTGGGGACTGGCGGGCGAGCTGGGGCTGGCGAAGTCGGCGAAGACGGCCGAGGGGACTTCCCACCGCGGGGGCGGACGGCTGCGGGGCGACCGCGGGTCGGTGGGCTTCCGGCGGCGGAAGGAGTGAGCGCCGCCATGAGACGGCCGGGCGAGCGACGGCGGGACCAACCGCCCCTGGGAGGGTGCGGGGACCTGGGAGAGCACGGCGACCGGGGACAGGTGAGCGTGGAACTCCTGGGCATGGCACCGCTGATCATCCTGACGCTGGTGCTGATGTGGCAGGCCGTGTTGGTGGGGTACGCCTACACGCTCGCGGGGAATGCTGCGGACGAAGGTGTGCGGGCGGGAACGGCGGTACCTCGGGGGGAGCGGTTCGGCGTGTGCGAACAGGCGGCACTGAAGCACCTGTCGGGGGCGTGGCGAGGGGGCGCGACCGTGGAGTCCTGCGGAGGGACCGGTTATGTGACGGCGGACGTGGCCATCAAGGTCCCCGTGCTCTTCCCCGGCTCCATCGACTTCCCCGTCACCGTGCACGGCCACGCCGGGGCTGTGGAAGAGGTGAAGCGCTGAGATGCCGTACGGGCGTGGAAATGCTCGCACAGGTGCCCAGGGGGCGGACGGGCACAGTAGCGGGCGTGGCTACGGGCGCGGTAGCGGGCGTGCGCGGGGGTGCAGGCGGCGGGACACGGGTCAAGTGGCCATCGAGTACCTCGGGTTCGTGCCGATCCTGCTGATCGTCGGACTGGCCGGCATCCAGCTCGGCGCGGTCGCCTACGCGGCCGAGCAGGCCGGAACGGCGGCCCGGGCGGGCGCCCGAGCCGCGTCCCTAGGACGGTCCACAGCACAGGCCTGCACGGACGCGGTGAGCGGCGGGATCAAGGTGACCTGCTCGTCCGGCGGCGGAGGCGGCTCCGTCACCGTCACCGCGACCGTGCACATCCCCGAGATCGTCTGGGACCTCGGCGACGCCACCAAGACCGCGACCATGCCGCTGGACCACGGACCAGGACAGAGGAGCAGCGGACCATGAGCCTGCGGGCACGTATCAACACCCCGGAGGAGCACCGCAGCCGGGGCGAGGACGGGCATCTGGTCGCCTCCTACCGCGCCAAGCTGCTGGAGGAGATCGACCTTGCGGAGATGGGCTCGCTGGCCGCCGCCGAGCGCCGGGCCCGGCTCGAGCGGGTGCTCGGGCACATCATCAGCCGCGAGGGCCCCGTGCTGTCGACGGTGGAGCGCTCCCAGCTGATCCGCCGGGTCGTGGACGAGGCGCTCGGCCTCGGCATCCTGGAACCGCTGCTTGAGGACGCCTCCGTCACCGAGATCATGGTGAACGGCCCCGACACGATCTTCGTGGAGCGCGGCGGCCGCGTCGAGCAGTTGCCACTCCGCTTCGTCTCCGCCGACCAGCTGATGCAGACCATCGAACGGATCGTCTCGACGGTCAACCGCCGGGTCGACGAGTCCAACCCGATGGTGGACGCCCGCCTTCCCTCCGGCGAACGTGTCAATGTCATCATCCCGCCGCTCTCACTGACCGGCCCGATCCTCACCATCCGCCGTTTCCCGCGCTCCTACACCCTCCAGGAACTGATCGGCTTCGGCTCGCTCGACGAGCACATGGTGTACCTGCTGGCCGGGCTGGTGCAGGCCAAGTTCAACATCATCGTCTCGGGTGCGACGGGCACGGGGAAGACCACCTTGCTCAACGCCCTGTCCGGACTCATCCCGCCACACGAACGCATTATCACCATCGAGGACTCCGCCGAACTCCAGCTCCAGCAGACACACGTGGTCCGCCTGGAGTCACGTCCGCCGAACGTCGAGGGCAACGGACAGGTCACCATCCGCGACCTCGTCCGCAACTCGTTGCGCATGCGCCCCGACCGGATCGTGGTCGGTGAGGTCCGCGGCGGCGAATCCCTCGACATGCTGCAGGCCATGTCCACGGGCCACGACGGCTCCCTCGCCACCGTGCACGCCAACAGCGCCGAGGACGCCCTGACCCGTCTGCAGACCCTCGCCTCGATGTCCGACGTCGAGGTGCCCTTCGCGGCGTTGCACGACCAGATCAACAGCGCGGTCGACGTCATCGTCCAGCTCACCCGGTTCGCCGACGGCGCCCGACGCATCACCGAGATCGCGCTGCTCGACAGCCACGGCGGGGAACCGTACCGGCTGGCGACCGTGGCCCGGTTCGACGCCCGGCCCATGACTCCCGACGGCCGCGTCCCCGGCTCCTTCCAGTACTTCCCCCTCCCACGCCGTACCGCCGACCGCCTCTACATGGCGAGCCAGCCCGTCCCGCAGGCCTTCGGCGTCGCCCATTCCGCGCAGCAGCTCGCCACCCGAGAAGCCAGGTAGGTAGGCAACCCCATGGAACTCCACACCCTCGTCCAGCTGACCACCGGCGTGGCGCTGCTGACCTGCGTGCTGGCAGTGGTCGGCGTGCACACCTACGCCTCGGGCCGGGCCCAGCGCGCCGCGCTCGTCGACCGACTCACGCACACCGGTCCGCCTCCGGCGACCGGCCGCAGACGCCGCTTCGGCGACCTCGACCGGCGGCTGCGCCGCACCCGCTTCGGCCGCTGGCTGGAACTGCGCCTCGCCACGACCGGCCTGGACGTCACACCAGGCGAGTTCTTCGTCTACATGCTCGCCACGGTCGCCGCGCTCTGGCTGATCGGCCAGGCCACGCTGGCCCCCTTCTTCGGACCGCTCGCAGGGCTCCTCGGTGTCTGGGCGACCGTGCAATTCCTCAACTGGCAACGCCAGAAACGCATCGAGCGCTTCATCGGCCAGCTTCCCGAACTAGCCCGCATCCTGGCCAACGCAACCCAGGCCGGCCTGGCCCTGCGCACCGCGATCGGCATGGCGGCGGAGGAACTGGAGGCCCCGGCGGGCGAGGAACTCGCCAAGGTGTCCGACCAACTGGCCATCGGCCACACCCTGGAGGACGCGCTCGGCGAGCTCGCCGCCCGGCTCCCCTCTCGCGAACTGGTGGTGCTCGTCACGACCCTGGTGCTGTCCAACCGGGCCGGCGGCCAGGTGGTCTCCGCGCTGCGGAACCTGACCGAGACGCTGGAGGAACGCAAGGAGACCCGGCGTGAGGTCCGCACCCAGCTCTCCCAGGTGACCATGACGTCGTACGCCGTACCCGTCCTCGGCATCGGCGCGCTGTTCCTGATGAACGGTGTCAAGGACGGCGCCCTGGAACGCATGACCGGCTCGCCGGTCGGCCAGGCCTGCGTGGTCATCGCCTTCTCCCTGTACGCCGTCGGATTCGTGTTCATCCGGCGCCTGAGCCGGATCGACGTGTGAGGACGACGCCATGGGATTCCTCCTCGCGCTGCTGATGGGCGTCGGCGTCCTGGGCGCCTTCGCCGGCATCCGCATGTACCGCGCGGACGCGAAGCTCCCCAGCGACCTTGCCGTGGCCCTGGAGGTCGGTGCCACCCGCACCGGCGCGGTGGGTTCCGTCATCGACCGCATGGGCATGCGCTACGCCCCGGCCGTCCTCCGCCTCATGGGGCCCCGCCTGGTCGCCAAGTACCGCCGCAAGATCGACCTCGCGGGCAACCCCGGCGGCCTGACCATCGACCGGTACGCGGCCCGCCGTGCGGTCTACGGCGTGCTCGGCGGCGTGGGCTTCCTCGTCTTCCTGCTCCGCGGCCAGTGGTTCGTCGCCCTGCTGCTCCTGCTGTTCGGCGCGTTCTGGACCGAGGTCGGCATCTGGTCCGCGATGCGGGTCCGCAGGGACGTCATCGAGCGCACGCTGCCGGACTTCCTGGATGTGCTGGCGGTGGTGGTCAGCGCGGGCCTGGGGTTCCGCCAGGCCCTGGACCGGGTCGCCTCCCGCTACGAGGGTCCGTGGGCCGACGAACTCCACATCACCCTGCGCCAGATGGACCTGGGCATGAGCCGGCGCCAGGCGTTCGCGGAACTGCGTCGCCGCAACGACTCCGAGCAGGTCGCGATGTTCGTGACGGCACTGCAGCAGGGCGAGGAACTGGGCGCGCCCATCGTGGACACCCTCGTCTCCCTGGCCAAGGACATGCGTCGCACCGACGCCCAGAACGCCCGCCGCAAGGCCGCCCGCGCGGTACCCAAGGCCACGCTGATGATCACCACGTTCATGGTTCCGGCGACGATGCTCCTGCTCGGCGCGGGCCTGCTCCTGGGCTCCGGGGTGGACTTCGGCTCCCTCACGGGGAAGTGAGGGCGGGGTGATGGTGACACGACCGATGGAATGCGGGCGCGCCGGGTCCGCCGGGGGCGTGTCCTGCGCGGAACGGATGCGGAGGTCCCCGGAGGGGGCCTTCGGCGGGTGGCCGCGCGGGGTCGCAGCTCGCGCGGGGTGGCCGAGGTGGGCCGCCGTGCGTGGAGGGTGGCGCAGGGGAGGCACCACGCGCTCGCCGCGCCGCTGGAAGGCGTCGGCCGGTAGCGGGGGAGGCGGTACAGGGGCCGGTACAAGGACTGGTATGGAGGCAGGGGCCAGTACACCCGCGACAGCGGCGGCGCCTGGTGTGGCGACCGCGGCGGGGGGCGCGGCCGAGCCGTCGGAGAAGATCCAGGTCCGTGCATTGCAGGCGTTGTGCCGGCAGGTCTTTGGTTTCCGACTGGCCATGATCGTCCTGGCGGCCCCGGCGGCCCTGCTCAACGCCGCCCCCGGACTCGGCGCCCGCCTGGTCGGAGCGGCCGTGGTCATCACGTTCATGGTGTCCTACGTCCTGTTCCGCGACTGGGAACGTTTCGGGCCCCTCCTTCTGCGACACCCCACCCTCCTCGCCGCCGACACCCTCTTCGGATCCCTCCTCCTCGTCTCAGCAGGCCCGGACACCACCCTCGCCTACGTGAGCGTCTGCACTCCGTTGTTGGCCGGTCTGGTCTACAGCTGGCGCGGCGCGGCCTGCTTCGCCTCCCTCCAGTCCCTGATCCTGCTTCTTGTTCACGCCACCCTGAACACCGATCGGCACGCGCCCGTCGCCGAGGCACTGTTTCTGCCCGGCCTGTGTGTCGTCGCCGGAGCCATGGGCTCCACCCTGCGCGACCTGATGCTCCGCTTCGGCGCGGCGACCCAGGCACTGACGACGACCCAGGCGCGCCTCGCGGCTGCGGAGGCAGTCAGTGCCGAACGTGCCCGGCTGGCCCGTGAGATGCACGACTCCGTGGCCAAGACGCTCTACGGGGTGGCCCTGGCGGCGGACGGCCTGGCGTCGACCGTGTCGATGGCCACCCCCGACCCGGCCCGTCTCAAGGAACAGGCGGAACTTGTGTCCCGGTCGGCGCGCAGAGCGGCCGCGGAGTCACGGGAATTGCTGACGGACCTGCGGCGGGAGCGGCCGGAAACGCCCGAGGAGGAGCAGCCAGGCACCGTGGAGTCGTCCGAGCGGATCACGGTCTGGCGCGAACTGGAGCTCCTGGCCCGTGACGTCACCGCACGAACCGGACTGCTGGTCACCTGTCACTGGTCGTGTGTGCCGGAGCTTCCCGTGCTGCCGGCGCCCCTCACCCACCACCTCTTCTCCATCGTCGCGGAAGCGCTGGAGAACACCCATCGCCACGCCTTTGCGACCCATGTCGAGGTCCGGGCCGCCGTCGATGGTGACCTGCTCCGTCTTGCCATTCGCGACGACGGCACCGGCATCCCGTCCGGAATGACCCTCGAACGACTCTGCGCCTCGGGCCACTTCGGCCTGCTCGGCATGGTCGAACGAGCTGCCCAGGCAGGTGCCCGCATCCGTATCGGGCAAGTCCGTCACCAGCCAGGCACGGAGGTACGAGTGGAGCTGCCCGTATCCGTCCTGAACCGAGTCGATCCGTCCCTCCGGGAAGACTGAGAGGAGGCACCGATGCAGGACAGCCATCCCCAGCCGGACTTCCCGGGGCCGGCCTCGCCTGGCTGCGCGCCGCTGCGGCTGCTGGTCGCCGACGACAACCCGGTGGTCCGTGCGGGCCTGGTCGCCCTGCTCTCGGGCCGCGAGGACACCACCGTGGTGGCAGAGGCAGCGGATGGCCGTGAGGCGTACCAGGCAGCTCTTGAGCACCGCCCTGACGTCATCCTCCTCGATGTCCGGATGCCCGGAGTCGATGGAATGTCGGCGTTGCCGCATCTGGTCCGGCTGGCTCCGGTCATGATGCTCACCTATAGCCACGAGACGGAGACCGTGCGGGAGGCGCTCCGGCTGGGGGCGGGGGGATACCTGGTGCACGGCGAGTTCACGACGGAGCAGCTGGGGCGGGCGGTGCGGGACGTGAGGGAGGGACGGCCGCATGTGACACCGGGGGCGGCGAGCGCGTTACTCACCGAGCTTCGTAGGAGTGCGCCTGCACATGCAGAAGGTCAACATCCCCTATTCGTAAGGGATAAAAACCCTCAAGCACTTTCGCAACTGCAATCATCTGTGGGACAGTCATGCCGTTCGCGGTTCCGGCTGAGTACCAGGGAGGCGGAGATCATGGACCTCATCGCGTCCGGCATGAGCAACCAACAGATCGCCGCCGTCTGCTTCATCAGCGAGAAGACGGTCAAGAACCACATCAACCGCATTTTCGCCAAGCTCCACAGCACGACCAGGTCCCAGGCGACGGCAAAGTGGCTGGGGGTGGTCTGAGGTGCCGGTGCGGGGGAACGCCGACGGCGCGCAATGGGCCCGGGA contains:
- a CDS encoding DUF5936 domain-containing protein is translated as MGFLLALLMGVGVLGAFAGIRMYRADAKLPSDLAVALEVGATRTGAVGSVIDRMGMRYAPAVLRLMGPRLVAKYRRKIDLAGNPGGLTIDRYAARRAVYGVLGGVGFLVFLLRGQWFVALLLLLFGAFWTEVGIWSAMRVRRDVIERTLPDFLDVLAVVVSAGLGFRQALDRVASRYEGPWADELHITLRQMDLGMSRRQAFAELRRRNDSEQVAMFVTALQQGEELGAPIVDTLVSLAKDMRRTDAQNARRKAARAVPKATLMITTFMVPATMLLLGAGLLLGSGVDFGSLTGK
- a CDS encoding response regulator, coding for MQDSHPQPDFPGPASPGCAPLRLLVADDNPVVRAGLVALLSGREDTTVVAEAADGREAYQAALEHRPDVILLDVRMPGVDGMSALPHLVRLAPVMMLTYSHETETVREALRLGAGGYLVHGEFTTEQLGRAVRDVREGRPHVTPGAASALLTELRRSAPAHAEGQHPLFVRDKNPQALSQLQSSVGQSCRSRFRLSTREAEIMDLIASGMSNQQIAAVCFISEKTVKNHINRIFAKLHSTTRSQATAKWLGVV
- a CDS encoding type II secretion system F family protein, which gives rise to MELHTLVQLTTGVALLTCVLAVVGVHTYASGRAQRAALVDRLTHTGPPPATGRRRRFGDLDRRLRRTRFGRWLELRLATTGLDVTPGEFFVYMLATVAALWLIGQATLAPFFGPLAGLLGVWATVQFLNWQRQKRIERFIGQLPELARILANATQAGLALRTAIGMAAEELEAPAGEELAKVSDQLAIGHTLEDALGELAARLPSRELVVLVTTLVLSNRAGGQVVSALRNLTETLEERKETRREVRTQLSQVTMTSYAVPVLGIGALFLMNGVKDGALERMTGSPVGQACVVIAFSLYAVGFVFIRRLSRIDV
- a CDS encoding sensor histidine kinase; protein product: MEAGASTPATAAAPGVATAAGGAAEPSEKIQVRALQALCRQVFGFRLAMIVLAAPAALLNAAPGLGARLVGAAVVITFMVSYVLFRDWERFGPLLLRHPTLLAADTLFGSLLLVSAGPDTTLAYVSVCTPLLAGLVYSWRGAACFASLQSLILLLVHATLNTDRHAPVAEALFLPGLCVVAGAMGSTLRDLMLRFGAATQALTTTQARLAAAEAVSAERARLAREMHDSVAKTLYGVALAADGLASTVSMATPDPARLKEQAELVSRSARRAAAESRELLTDLRRERPETPEEEQPGTVESSERITVWRELELLARDVTARTGLLVTCHWSCVPELPVLPAPLTHHLFSIVAEALENTHRHAFATHVEVRAAVDGDLLRLAIRDDGTGIPSGMTLERLCASGHFGLLGMVERAAQAGARIRIGQVRHQPGTEVRVELPVSVLNRVDPSLRED